In Treponema primitia ZAS-2, a genomic segment contains:
- a CDS encoding M20 family metallopeptidase yields the protein MTKSQIPEYLDGIQGLLSGLSDKIWDYAETAFEEFQSAALLKATLSEHGFGVEEKIGGIDTAFCGIWGAGKPVIGILAEFDALSGLSQKAHTAAPEALIPGGNGHGCGHNLFGAASLGAALAVKEYLEANKIPGTIKVYGCPGEEGGSGKAFMAREGAFNGLDAAFAWHPNALNGVMDVTLLANYQIFYKFKGKASHAAAAPHLGRSALDAVELMNVGVNYLREHVIQEARIHYAVTNTGGFSPNVVQSSADVLYLIRAPKTPQVEEIYRRINKIAQGAALMTETEVEIEFIKASANVVPNKVLSQVMYDNFLTQTLPEYTTEEQEFAKRIAGTCTKPRGAEIKALLSRPKVQKEYIELLGDKNLCGIVLPFSMEDQPILIPASSDVGDVSWNVPTAQVATACYVLGTPEHSWQLVSQGRTSLGHKGMLLAAKVIAASCVDLFEHPEIAEKAKDELTERLEGESYHSAIPKGVKPQAISKL from the coding sequence ATGACGAAATCACAAATACCCGAATATCTGGACGGGATCCAGGGCCTGCTAAGCGGCCTTTCCGACAAAATATGGGACTATGCAGAAACTGCCTTTGAGGAATTTCAGTCCGCGGCCCTTTTAAAGGCCACCCTTTCGGAGCACGGCTTCGGGGTTGAAGAAAAAATCGGCGGAATAGACACCGCTTTCTGCGGCATTTGGGGCGCCGGAAAGCCGGTGATAGGGATCCTTGCCGAATTTGACGCCCTGTCAGGGCTCAGCCAGAAAGCCCATACCGCCGCCCCGGAAGCCCTGATCCCCGGGGGTAACGGCCACGGCTGCGGCCACAACCTCTTCGGCGCCGCCTCCCTGGGCGCCGCCCTGGCGGTCAAAGAGTACCTTGAGGCCAACAAAATCCCCGGAACCATCAAAGTCTACGGCTGTCCCGGGGAAGAAGGCGGCTCCGGCAAGGCCTTCATGGCCCGGGAAGGGGCTTTTAATGGCCTGGACGCCGCCTTTGCCTGGCACCCGAATGCCCTAAACGGCGTCATGGACGTGACTCTCCTGGCAAATTACCAGATCTTCTATAAATTTAAGGGAAAAGCGTCCCACGCCGCCGCCGCCCCCCACCTGGGCCGCAGCGCCCTGGACGCAGTAGAACTGATGAACGTGGGGGTAAACTACCTGCGGGAACACGTGATCCAGGAAGCCCGGATCCACTACGCAGTCACCAATACCGGCGGGTTTTCCCCCAACGTAGTCCAATCCAGCGCGGACGTACTGTACCTGATCCGGGCGCCCAAAACCCCCCAGGTGGAGGAAATCTACCGGCGAATCAACAAGATAGCCCAGGGAGCCGCCCTGATGACCGAAACCGAAGTGGAGATTGAGTTTATCAAAGCCTCCGCCAATGTGGTGCCCAATAAGGTCCTTTCCCAGGTCATGTACGATAATTTTTTGACCCAAACCCTGCCTGAGTATACGACGGAGGAACAGGAATTTGCCAAACGCATAGCCGGGACCTGTACCAAGCCCCGGGGCGCAGAAATAAAAGCCCTCCTGAGCCGGCCTAAGGTACAGAAAGAGTACATCGAGCTTTTGGGTGATAAAAACCTCTGCGGCATAGTCCTGCCCTTTTCCATGGAAGACCAGCCGATCCTGATCCCCGCCTCCTCCGATGTGGGGGACGTGAGTTGGAATGTGCCCACCGCCCAGGTGGCAACGGCCTGCTATGTCCTGGGCACCCCGGAACATTCCTGGCAGCTTGTTTCCCAAGGCAGGACTTCCCTGGGCCACAAGGGTATGCTCCTGGCTGCCAAGGTGATTGCCGCTTCCTGCGTGGACCTGTTTGAACACCCGGAGATAGCCGAAAAGGCCAAGGACGAGTTAACAGAACGCCTTGAAGGGGAAAGCTACCATAGCGCCATTCCCAAAGGCGTAAAACCCCAGGCCATAAGCAAATTGTAA
- a CDS encoding GntR family transcriptional regulator, translating to MVQISVSDSVDVPIYQQIVDQITRAIVSGSIAPGYQLPTVRGLAVETGISQGTIKHAYDMMEQLGLIKKARGSGTFVNIPRETKGEGSKVQAMQAIDTFLDRMQELSFSPHDVRIYLDLKLREREEQVTSVTVAAVDCCPETLSAMSAQLMRLPHTELTRFLLEDVLRGPNRFEPAADLVVTTPTHFGELSQKMSPGAQPARLVMAIATGTALDLAAIPGDARLGIACASRRFAQLILTACGQYCKLNNPIAIAYFKEGESLSELVKNCDRLIIPPDYTRFVSPEEDLILRSCMQSHKPIQYGYHGDRGSLLYLEDEVNRLYRANQGKL from the coding sequence ATGGTTCAGATATCTGTCAGCGATTCAGTGGATGTACCTATCTACCAGCAGATTGTGGATCAGATTACCCGTGCAATTGTATCCGGAAGCATAGCCCCGGGGTACCAACTGCCCACGGTCCGCGGTTTGGCAGTCGAGACCGGGATATCCCAGGGCACTATCAAACACGCCTATGACATGATGGAACAGTTGGGGCTCATCAAAAAAGCGCGGGGCAGCGGTACCTTTGTCAATATACCCAGGGAAACCAAGGGTGAGGGGTCCAAGGTTCAGGCTATGCAGGCCATTGACACCTTTCTGGACCGTATGCAGGAGCTTTCCTTCTCACCCCATGATGTGCGGATATACCTGGACTTAAAGCTTCGGGAACGGGAGGAACAGGTCACTTCTGTAACCGTGGCTGCGGTGGACTGCTGCCCGGAAACCCTCAGCGCCATGTCCGCACAGCTCATGCGGCTGCCCCATACGGAGCTTACCAGATTCCTTCTGGAGGATGTGCTCAGAGGGCCAAACCGTTTCGAGCCTGCGGCGGATCTAGTGGTAACTACCCCTACCCATTTTGGGGAATTGTCTCAAAAGATGTCCCCCGGCGCCCAGCCGGCCCGGCTTGTTATGGCCATTGCCACGGGTACTGCCTTGGATCTTGCGGCTATTCCCGGGGATGCCAGGCTGGGCATTGCCTGCGCCAGCCGCCGTTTTGCCCAGCTCATCCTCACCGCCTGTGGGCAGTATTGCAAGTTAAACAATCCCATCGCAATTGCCTATTTTAAAGAGGGAGAAAGTCTTTCTGAACTGGTTAAAAACTGTGACCGCCTGATCATCCCCCCGGACTATACCCGTTTCGTCTCCCCGGAGGAGGATTTGATCCTGCGATCCTGTATGCAGAGCCATAAGCCTATTCAATACGGCTATCATGGGGACCGGGGTTCCCTCCTCTATCTGGAGGATGAGGTCAACCGCCTCTACCGGGCAAATCAGGGTAAACTGTAG
- a CDS encoding cadherin-like beta sandwich domain-containing protein: MDPSFNTNTVSYTVFVPNSVSSIYVDAVPADIKAIVIPSSPNPVELEPGQVKTITITVSAESGNTKQYIIRATRLTATQTDATLRTLTYNGVTVPGFSPTGDTEYTFTVPYATESVTLAATLVNTAGEVILPTPNPVELVPGEEKTITVTGKAASGDTKDYTIKVTRLHASANLSSITINGVQVPGFSPTGSSYTITVPYAGNETITVAATGNAEGSTLDYSIDPDSPVALVAGVEKTITVKGKSVSGAIKEYTLIVTRALPSDNAKLSSLSISPWALSPPFAPDTLEYTASVANGITSLTVSASKQDPLAAAPTLPTNPVSLNVGANTIQVTVHAEDPAIAQTYKIVVTRRPEDLNNAKLATLSVNGVPVPGFDPDIGGPYAVNAAYRIDTITLAAQTEEEKTGVTLSGDTLDTAHPFASEVSEGGTKTFTVNSAKGTGTKTYTIVVTRLPASTINTLSSITVSAGTLTPKFTSTGNFYSVEIPYLTPNVTVNAVKTNAEATVVLSVSNGLAITNGVVTLNASTPYPFTVTATVTPESLGAPERYYIEFRQQGQLSVTITQPDEVIDLATDIGNNLSIAGGGYITVTADISGISNFEWYVDGTSIGQGFDNFNGTYSVNITAASVGVGTHTVLLQFYKDEIYYGSEVSFKVGK, from the coding sequence CTGGATCCGTCTTTTAACACCAATACCGTCAGCTATACGGTTTTTGTTCCCAACTCGGTTTCTTCAATATATGTTGATGCCGTACCGGCTGATATAAAGGCAATCGTGATCCCATCCTCGCCTAACCCGGTCGAACTGGAGCCGGGGCAGGTCAAAACCATCACCATAACGGTAAGCGCCGAAAGTGGAAATACTAAACAATATATCATCAGAGCTACCCGCCTGACGGCAACCCAAACAGACGCTACCCTGCGTACCCTGACCTACAATGGGGTGACAGTTCCGGGCTTTAGCCCCACAGGCGATACCGAGTATACGTTTACAGTACCCTATGCCACAGAATCGGTCACCCTGGCTGCGACACTGGTGAATACAGCAGGCGAAGTGATTCTTCCCACACCTAATCCGGTTGAGCTTGTTCCGGGGGAGGAAAAGACCATTACCGTGACAGGCAAGGCAGCATCCGGAGATACCAAAGATTATACCATCAAGGTTACCAGGCTTCATGCCAGCGCCAACCTGAGTTCCATAACAATCAATGGTGTTCAGGTGCCGGGCTTTAGCCCCACAGGCAGTAGCTATACAATTACGGTACCCTATGCCGGCAATGAAACAATCACCGTGGCAGCCACCGGCAATGCAGAAGGTTCCACCCTGGATTATTCCATCGACCCTGACAGCCCGGTTGCCTTGGTTGCGGGGGTGGAAAAGACCATTACCGTAAAGGGCAAATCCGTATCCGGTGCCATTAAGGAATATACCCTTATAGTGACCCGGGCTTTGCCCAGTGATAATGCCAAGCTCAGCAGCCTTTCCATTAGCCCCTGGGCATTGAGCCCTCCTTTTGCCCCCGATACCCTAGAATACACCGCATCGGTTGCCAACGGGATTACTTCCCTTACGGTTAGCGCCTCAAAGCAGGACCCCTTGGCTGCCGCGCCGACTTTACCAACGAATCCGGTTTCTCTTAATGTGGGGGCCAATACCATCCAGGTGACTGTCCATGCTGAAGATCCGGCGATCGCACAAACCTACAAAATCGTGGTGACCCGTAGGCCGGAGGATCTGAACAACGCAAAATTAGCCACCTTGTCTGTCAATGGCGTTCCCGTGCCGGGCTTTGACCCCGATATAGGAGGCCCCTATGCGGTTAATGCCGCGTATAGGATAGATACAATTACCCTTGCTGCCCAGACAGAGGAAGAGAAAACGGGCGTTACCTTGAGCGGAGATACTCTTGACACAGCGCATCCCTTTGCCTCAGAAGTGTCGGAGGGTGGTACTAAAACCTTCACCGTAAACTCCGCCAAAGGTACTGGCACTAAGACCTATACGATCGTCGTAACACGGCTGCCTGCGAGTACCATCAATACCCTGAGCAGCATAACGGTGAGCGCAGGTACTCTGACCCCAAAGTTCACCAGCACTGGTAACTTTTATTCTGTTGAAATTCCCTACTTAACCCCCAACGTTACGGTAAACGCGGTGAAAACGAATGCGGAGGCAACAGTAGTGCTTTCTGTCAGTAATGGCCTTGCCATCACCAATGGGGTAGTTACCCTGAATGCCTCCACACCGTATCCCTTTACGGTTACCGCAACGGTCACCCCGGAAAGCCTAGGCGCTCCCGAACGGTACTACATTGAGTTCCGGCAGCAGGGCCAGCTTAGTGTGACTATCACCCAGCCCGATGAGGTGATCGATCTGGCCACGGATATCGGAAATAATCTCTCTATTGCTGGCGGTGGTTATATCACCGTTACTGCGGATATTTCGGGTATTAGTAATTTTGAATGGTATGTGGATGGAACCAGTATTGGTCAAGGGTTTGATAATTTTAATGGTACTTATTCTGTCAATATTACTGCTGCATCTGTTGGCGTTGGTACCCACACGGTACTGCTTCAGTTCTATAAAGACGAAATCTACTACGGTAGTGAAGTTTCCTTCAAAGTAGGGAAATAA
- a CDS encoding helicase-related protein, which yields MKTIDNLEIKLIDKLLGEIKQETKISIVASCFSIYAFEVLKKQFDTIAELRFIFSSPAFTASPPDSDTQQLMREKDLAGTEFEFGLRNKLTQAAIAKECSEWIKNKVKFYSNTTRENMPGFMVFENGESSSSYTPIQNFTTVDLGYQKGNDAYTLITHAEAPQSIRFLQQFDKLWKDSKKTKDVTDQVLAALKTLYCQNSPQFVYYITLYNIFKDYLEELSTTELPNEKTGFKNSAIWSKLYDFQREAAISIIQKLERYNGCILADSVGLGKTFTALGVIKYYESLNKSVLVLCPKKLHNNWKTFNTNNVNNPVFRDHLRYDILFHTDLLRERGESATGIDLSSYNWANNDLIVIDESHNFRNGGTLNLKDPKENRYDRLLNKVIKGGVKTKVLMLSATPVNNKFQDLNNQLKLAFEGQTEDINTKLEFTHNQGIDYIFKQAQSVFDNWSKRPPEEKTTESLLRALDFNFFNLLDSVTIARSRKHIENYYNSKAIGLFPTRNRPIAHHPALTNEKNMISYYEIYDFLEKLTLSVYMPSNFLSLDKITKYQEGAEYKNRLTLVGRELGILQLMNINLLKRLESSVQSFFISLTHLKELINNMLKKIDAFEKTKSGADVFLEDLPFQTNELDEDDENSDYFTVGKKIKFSLEDIDLKKWKNALGEDLIILQALLNKISVITPKQDNKLQTLLQVIDDKFTNPINNDNKKILIFSAFADTAEYLFHHIGNYIEEKYHLHAAMVSGSKTLTTIPKINADFNSVLSYFSPRAKTKDIEDPKLREEALQKFLKYPIDVLIGTDCISEGQNLQDCDYCINYDIHWNPVRIIQRFGRIDRIGSNNNCIQLVSFWPDLDLDEYINLKERVESKMKAVIIASTGTLEDNPIEEEKGDLEYRKAQLERLQKEVIDIEDMQTGISIMDLGLNEFRLEIQEYFSHHRDIEKFPNGLFAVLEPDEELKQGAIFILKYKGKNIDKQNRLHPYFIIYISENGEIIHDYLSSPKTLNLLKKICQSSFSSQSTPCTDFSPISNDIFDMSQYYLLLEKAISSVIDTKAAKSDVKSLFNKGKTTFLDTKNINIKDFEIISYFIIKGRSYD from the coding sequence ATGAAAACTATCGATAATTTAGAGATTAAATTAATAGACAAACTCCTTGGAGAGATAAAACAGGAGACAAAAATTTCCATAGTTGCGTCATGCTTCTCCATATATGCGTTTGAAGTTCTTAAAAAGCAGTTCGATACTATTGCTGAACTGCGTTTTATTTTTTCTTCTCCCGCGTTTACTGCATCACCTCCGGATTCAGATACCCAACAGCTCATGAGAGAAAAAGACCTGGCAGGAACTGAATTTGAATTTGGCCTTAGAAATAAACTGACCCAGGCGGCTATCGCGAAGGAATGTTCAGAGTGGATAAAAAACAAAGTGAAATTTTATTCAAATACAACCAGAGAAAATATGCCTGGATTTATGGTTTTTGAAAATGGCGAATCTTCCTCCTCCTATACACCAATTCAAAATTTTACAACAGTAGATTTGGGATATCAAAAAGGTAATGACGCTTATACCCTGATAACGCATGCTGAGGCGCCCCAAAGTATACGCTTTTTACAGCAGTTTGATAAATTATGGAAAGATTCAAAAAAAACGAAAGATGTGACTGATCAGGTATTAGCTGCTCTTAAAACTTTATACTGTCAAAATTCGCCTCAGTTTGTTTATTATATTACGCTGTATAATATTTTTAAAGATTACCTGGAAGAATTATCCACTACCGAATTGCCCAATGAAAAAACAGGTTTTAAAAACAGTGCCATTTGGAGTAAATTGTATGATTTTCAGCGTGAAGCTGCGATTTCAATAATACAAAAACTCGAGCGCTATAATGGCTGTATTTTGGCAGACAGTGTAGGCCTTGGCAAAACCTTTACAGCACTGGGAGTCATAAAATATTATGAAAGTCTCAATAAATCCGTTTTGGTTCTATGTCCAAAAAAACTGCATAATAACTGGAAAACCTTCAATACTAATAATGTTAATAACCCGGTATTCAGGGATCATTTGCGATATGATATTCTTTTTCATACTGACCTTTTACGCGAAAGAGGAGAATCGGCTACAGGAATTGATTTAAGTTCCTATAATTGGGCCAACAACGATCTTATCGTTATTGATGAATCGCATAATTTCAGGAATGGCGGAACATTAAATTTAAAAGATCCTAAAGAGAACCGTTATGATCGGCTGTTAAACAAGGTTATTAAAGGAGGAGTAAAGACAAAGGTTTTAATGCTTTCGGCGACACCGGTTAATAATAAATTTCAGGACTTGAACAATCAATTAAAGCTTGCTTTTGAAGGCCAAACTGAAGATATCAACACAAAATTGGAGTTTACGCATAATCAAGGGATTGATTATATTTTTAAACAGGCGCAAAGCGTTTTTGATAACTGGAGCAAGCGTCCCCCTGAAGAAAAAACAACCGAAAGTCTGCTCCGGGCGCTCGATTTTAATTTTTTCAATTTATTGGACAGCGTTACTATCGCTCGATCACGAAAACATATTGAAAATTACTACAATTCAAAGGCCATAGGATTATTTCCCACTCGCAATCGGCCAATTGCTCACCACCCTGCCCTTACAAACGAAAAAAATATGATCAGCTACTATGAAATATATGATTTCCTGGAAAAATTAACGCTCAGTGTTTATATGCCATCAAATTTCCTTTCTTTAGATAAAATAACTAAATATCAGGAAGGAGCAGAGTATAAAAATAGATTGACTCTGGTTGGGCGTGAACTAGGCATACTCCAATTAATGAACATTAATTTGCTAAAACGTCTGGAGAGTTCCGTACAATCATTCTTTATTTCATTAACTCATCTCAAAGAATTGATCAACAACATGCTTAAAAAAATAGATGCTTTTGAAAAAACAAAATCGGGAGCTGACGTTTTCCTGGAAGACTTGCCTTTTCAAACTAATGAACTTGATGAGGATGATGAGAACTCTGATTATTTTACCGTCGGTAAAAAGATTAAATTTTCACTTGAGGATATTGATTTAAAAAAATGGAAAAATGCCCTGGGCGAAGATTTAATAATTTTACAAGCCTTATTAAATAAGATTTCTGTTATTACACCGAAACAAGATAATAAATTACAAACTTTATTGCAGGTAATAGACGATAAATTTACAAACCCGATAAATAATGATAATAAAAAAATATTAATATTCTCTGCTTTTGCAGACACGGCGGAGTATCTTTTTCATCATATAGGAAATTATATTGAAGAAAAATATCATTTGCACGCAGCAATGGTTTCTGGTTCAAAAACACTGACAACAATACCAAAAATCAATGCAGATTTTAACAGCGTGCTCTCTTATTTTTCCCCACGTGCTAAAACCAAAGATATTGAGGATCCAAAATTAAGAGAAGAAGCTTTACAGAAATTTTTAAAATATCCAATTGATGTCCTTATCGGAACGGACTGTATCTCCGAAGGGCAGAACCTTCAGGATTGCGATTATTGCATTAATTATGATATACATTGGAATCCCGTAAGAATTATTCAACGGTTTGGACGTATAGACCGTATTGGCAGTAATAATAATTGTATACAGCTAGTAAGCTTCTGGCCTGATTTGGATTTAGATGAATATATTAATTTGAAAGAACGCGTAGAAAGCAAAATGAAAGCTGTTATTATTGCCAGTACTGGTACTTTAGAAGATAATCCTATTGAAGAAGAAAAAGGCGATCTTGAATACCGAAAGGCGCAGCTTGAACGTCTGCAAAAAGAAGTAATTGATATTGAGGACATGCAAACCGGTATTTCTATTATGGACTTAGGGCTCAATGAATTTCGTCTTGAAATTCAGGAGTATTTTTCACATCATCGTGATATTGAGAAATTTCCCAATGGTCTTTTTGCTGTATTGGAACCTGATGAAGAACTAAAGCAAGGCGCTATTTTTATTTTAAAATACAAAGGCAAAAATATAGACAAACAAAACCGCCTTCATCCTTATTTTATTATATATATATCTGAAAATGGCGAGATTATTCATGATTATTTATCATCGCCAAAAACATTAAATTTATTAAAAAAAATCTGCCAAAGCTCCTTCTCTTCACAGTCAACACCATGTACCGACTTTAGTCCAATTTCAAATGATATTTTCGATATGTCACAATATTATTTACTGCTGGAAAAAGCAATATCATCTGTTATTGATACCAAGGCTGCTAAAAGCGATGTTAAAAGTTTGTTCAATAAAGGCAAAACAACCTTTTTAGATACAAAAAATATCAATATAAAAGACTTTGAAATAATAAGTTACTTTATTATCAAAGGGAGAAGTTATGATTAA
- a CDS encoding PD-(D/E)XK nuclease family transposase, whose translation MNNKESDTFTEIPADKKRVQLKAEDDLLDISQDPIFKAVLTQDTPASRNALRFLVSAAIGQPVTIISVSTNEPPVRGIRDRQLRYDISVKFNDGSLGDIEMTVYPDVYEHFRQEYYLARLFTTQDIKGTELGYSNLKPTWQISLLGENIHADNALVHQFRYYDKENNLPFRGLTSIIDWKVGWNPASTINFLSNEEPGSLLQGSSCGTAKGGTVPGKAGLRDGAYRALGSIFPV comes from the coding sequence ATGAACAACAAAGAATCCGACACCTTCACTGAAATCCCCGCTGACAAAAAGCGGGTGCAGCTCAAAGCGGAAGACGATCTCCTGGATATCTCCCAGGACCCGATCTTCAAAGCCGTGCTTACCCAGGACACACCCGCCTCCCGAAACGCCCTCCGCTTCCTCGTTTCCGCCGCCATCGGGCAGCCGGTCACTATCATTTCCGTTTCTACCAACGAACCCCCGGTCAGGGGAATCCGGGACCGGCAGCTCCGGTACGACATTTCCGTCAAATTTAACGACGGCAGCCTGGGGGACATCGAAATGACCGTGTACCCTGATGTCTATGAACATTTCAGGCAGGAATACTACCTCGCCCGGCTTTTTACTACCCAGGATATCAAAGGTACCGAGCTCGGCTATAGTAATTTGAAGCCCACCTGGCAGATATCCCTTCTGGGGGAAAACATCCATGCGGACAATGCCCTGGTTCACCAGTTCCGGTACTATGACAAGGAAAATAACTTGCCATTCCGGGGGCTGACCTCTATAATTGATTGGAAGGTGGGGTGGAACCCCGCCAGTACAATAAATTTCCTATCCAACGAAGAACCCGGGAGCTTGCTCCAGGGTTCTTCATGTGGAACTGCCAAAGGCGGAACAGTTCCTGGAAAAGCCGGTCTCAGAGATGGCGCCTATAGAGCGCTGGGCAGTATTTTTCCGGTATAG
- a CDS encoding cadherin-like beta sandwich domain-containing protein: protein MMKKHFGTISGNTIALAGLFLAAILGFGACANPLSSSPGGAKPSGVSGVEIKIANGTERTLSPDNKSFTSYDVYFSDRSNPDFKETYTGTTVTKNLSPGTWDIYVLAYVGKVQSAFGSTSSVPVFNGQSTGVTIQLSPISPFTSPGDRGSFTYSVQFDKQGVQDYPIPGATLSLSPLSGINSASKNLLNEPSGTIPLAPGFYRLLIQVANNYGMASRSEVVHIYAGKDTAALPISFSPEDFGPFVTINGTVELGGRDDIVGGNIELYADLTFPFISSARASIDPKTGNWTARIKPYVSSTLLYPRLSLQFTDGSSISTEDPSGFDAYNFGADIIDAGSITVPDIHKYTLRGAIDLSEIADADITLPSTVLVYIQRSGVILNYAYLPSARNGNWELAIASKEDLSSTEVSIVLLLSSGIVSTTEYRTAKITGPVTTGLNFKPKVITEDGTPKLTIGSSGQSTFIFKPAGSGSYSLGVIPVIDGDAATLTGIAPSPATNLGRYILSAGTLYSITVSGTANSNYTIALDGQQLRSNADLSDLEVVGDVDGLLTLNPGFSAGITDYEVSYTLTSYHIFVNATADDSNALRLYITNNGSSYSYSSGESISLSPGTNIIKVEVITEAGRLKPYTITVTRQLMSPTPTADITSVANAPDLGYVSFFLTNNPVYTKTTWKVYDAPTGNTEKPGVTAVNLDSTLFLIDEASVTDSVTYYVSATEEGGLESVGRLALTVSNPGEISSLSFNGDIEISYEGSSSPIIISQSGSGYLSTIDLSVSGDYESFSWRVDNVSNIAVTNSITLDATAYETRNHFVTFKGVKDGIPYAKELPFTVVE, encoded by the coding sequence ATGATGAAAAAACACTTTGGTACAATAAGCGGCAACACGATTGCCCTTGCCGGTCTTTTCCTTGCGGCTATCCTGGGATTTGGGGCTTGCGCAAATCCCCTCAGTTCCTCCCCCGGGGGCGCCAAGCCCTCCGGCGTTAGCGGCGTGGAGATCAAAATAGCAAACGGGACTGAACGGACCCTGAGTCCCGATAATAAGTCCTTTACGAGTTATGATGTATATTTTTCCGATCGCAGCAACCCTGACTTCAAGGAAACCTATACCGGAACAACGGTCACCAAGAACCTGAGCCCCGGTACTTGGGACATCTATGTCTTAGCGTATGTAGGTAAAGTGCAATCCGCTTTTGGGTCTACATCATCGGTACCTGTATTTAATGGGCAATCAACAGGGGTAACCATACAACTCAGTCCCATTAGTCCCTTTACCAGTCCCGGTGATAGGGGCTCATTTACCTATTCGGTGCAGTTTGATAAGCAGGGTGTGCAGGATTATCCCATCCCCGGCGCTACACTCTCGCTTAGCCCGCTCTCCGGCATAAACAGCGCTTCCAAGAACTTGCTTAATGAGCCCAGCGGAACCATCCCCCTTGCCCCGGGATTTTACCGGCTGTTAATACAGGTGGCGAACAACTATGGCATGGCTTCCCGGTCTGAAGTGGTACATATCTACGCCGGAAAGGATACTGCGGCGCTACCCATCAGCTTTAGCCCTGAGGATTTTGGCCCCTTTGTCACTATTAATGGAACGGTAGAATTAGGCGGTCGAGATGATATTGTTGGCGGAAATATAGAATTGTACGCAGATCTCACCTTCCCGTTTATCTCCAGCGCACGGGCGTCTATTGATCCAAAAACAGGCAACTGGACTGCCCGGATCAAGCCCTATGTTTCATCGACTCTCCTCTATCCACGGCTCTCTCTGCAATTTACCGATGGATCTTCCATTTCTACGGAAGATCCATCTGGCTTTGATGCATACAATTTCGGTGCCGATATCATAGATGCTGGGTCAATAACTGTCCCGGATATCCATAAATATACCCTTAGAGGCGCCATCGACTTGTCCGAAATTGCGGACGCCGACATTACTCTTCCCAGTACTGTGTTGGTGTATATCCAACGGTCAGGCGTTATCCTTAATTATGCTTATCTCCCTTCCGCTAGGAACGGCAACTGGGAACTCGCCATTGCCTCCAAAGAGGATCTTTCAAGCACTGAAGTATCAATTGTCCTTTTGCTGAGTTCGGGTATTGTTTCCACAACTGAATACAGGACAGCCAAAATTACTGGCCCTGTAACAACAGGTTTGAACTTTAAACCCAAGGTTATCACAGAGGACGGGACACCGAAGCTGACGATAGGCAGTAGTGGGCAGAGTACGTTCATCTTCAAGCCGGCTGGCAGTGGTTCCTATTCCCTGGGTGTTATTCCTGTTATAGACGGGGACGCTGCAACTTTGACCGGGATAGCCCCTAGCCCTGCAACAAATCTTGGTCGTTATATCCTAAGCGCAGGAACACTTTACTCAATTACGGTTAGCGGAACTGCTAATAGTAATTACACCATCGCGCTTGATGGGCAGCAGCTTAGAAGCAATGCGGATCTGAGTGACCTCGAAGTAGTAGGCGATGTAGACGGCCTCCTGACCCTCAACCCGGGATTCAGCGCCGGTATCACAGATTATGAAGTTTCGTATACGCTTACATCCTATCATATCTTCGTAAACGCCACAGCGGATGATAGTAATGCACTACGCCTTTATATCACGAACAATGGCAGCTCTTACTCATACTCATCGGGCGAATCAATTTCGCTGTCGCCGGGAACCAATATCATTAAGGTAGAGGTTATCACGGAGGCTGGAAGGCTTAAGCCTTACACCATCACGGTAACCAGGCAACTGATGAGCCCAACCCCGACAGCCGACATAACCAGCGTCGCAAATGCCCCCGATTTGGGATATGTTTCCTTCTTCCTGACCAATAACCCTGTATACACTAAAACCACCTGGAAGGTGTATGATGCGCCTACCGGAAACACGGAAAAACCGGGTGTAACTGCGGTAAACCTCGACTCTACGTTGTTCCTTATCGATGAGGCGTCTGTCACAGATTCGGTAACTTACTATGTTAGCGCCACCGAAGAAGGCGGTTTGGAAAGCGTCGGGCGTCTGGCACTCACCGTTTCCAACCCCGGGGAAATTAGCTCCCTTAGCTTTAATGGCGACATCGAGATTAGTTACGAGGGATCCTCTAGCCCCATTATAATCTCCCAGTCCGGTTCCGGTTATCTATCTACAATTGACTTAAGTGTCTCCGGCGACTATGAAAGCTTTAGTTGGCGAGTGGACAACGTGAGTAACATTGCAGTCACTAACAGTATCACTCTGGATGCGACGGCTTATGAGACCCGAAACCATTTTGTTACCTTCAAGGGTGTCAAAGATGGCATACCCTATGCAAAGGAACTACCTTTCACGGTAGTTGAATAA